One window from the genome of Bdellovibrio sp. NC01 encodes:
- the lptB gene encoding LPS export ABC transporter ATP-binding protein yields the protein MSLLTIKEISKAFKKRKVVDGASFSVESGQVVGLLGPNGAGKTTSFYMVVGIIQPDTGEIDLDNEKITDLPMYKRARVGLSYLAQEPSIFRKLTVAENITVALEAHGYSGAQRAEKLEQLIGDFRVDHIRDSYGYALSGGERRRVEIARALAGSPKFLLLDEPFAGIDPIAVADIQNIIRELKAKGIGVLITDHNVRETLGICDYAYILKDGKIQVSGSSHEIANSELARKFYLGEHFKL from the coding sequence ATGAGCTTACTGACCATCAAAGAAATCTCGAAAGCCTTCAAAAAGCGTAAAGTTGTTGATGGCGCCTCTTTTTCTGTGGAATCCGGCCAAGTGGTAGGTCTTTTGGGACCCAACGGTGCTGGTAAGACAACTTCGTTTTACATGGTTGTTGGTATCATCCAGCCGGATACCGGCGAAATTGATTTAGATAACGAAAAAATCACAGACCTACCGATGTATAAGCGCGCGCGTGTGGGCTTAAGTTACTTGGCGCAAGAACCAAGTATCTTTAGAAAACTGACGGTCGCTGAAAACATTACGGTCGCTTTGGAAGCTCACGGTTACAGTGGGGCTCAACGCGCTGAAAAGCTTGAACAGCTTATCGGCGATTTCCGTGTTGACCACATTCGCGACAGTTACGGCTACGCCCTATCGGGTGGTGAGCGTCGTCGTGTTGAGATCGCTCGTGCTCTTGCGGGTTCGCCGAAGTTCCTTCTTCTGGATGAACCGTTCGCAGGTATCGATCCAATTGCGGTCGCCGATATTCAAAATATCATCCGCGAGCTTAAGGCCAAAGGTATAGGAGTTCTTATCACGGATCATAACGTGCGTGAGACTTTAGGCATTTGCGATTATGCTTATATACTGAAGGACGGGAAGATCCAGGTTAGCGGAAGTTCTCATGAAATCGCTAATTCTGAGTTAGCTCGTAAATTCTATCTCGGTGAACACTTTAAACTTTAG